A section of the Castanea sativa cultivar Marrone di Chiusa Pesio chromosome 12, ASM4071231v1 genome encodes:
- the LOC142619465 gene encoding TMV resistance protein N-like, which translates to MASMNCKRESSPSPSSSSTSSSSTRQWKYDVFLSFRGEDTRKTFTDHLFFALQQKGILTFMDEEKLEKGESIASELFKAIEESQFAIIILSKNYASSTWCLDELAKIMKCREEMGLIVLPIFYDVDPTDVRKQTETFKQAFIDHQERFKDNIEKVETWRAILREVAGISGWDLHLRNR; encoded by the exons ATGG CTTCAATGAATTGTAAAAGAGAGTCTTCACCgtcaccatcttcttcttcaacatcttcttcttcaacgcGTCAATGGAAATACGATGTATTTCTTAGTTTTAGGGGTGAGGATACCCGTAAAACTTTTACCGACCATCTATTTTTTGCTTTGCAACAAAAGGGCATTTTAACATTTATGGACGAAGAAAAACTCGAGAAAGGAGAATCGATTGCTTCTGAGCTCTTTAAAGCAATAGAAGAATCACAATTTGCTATCATCATTCTCTCCAAAAACTATGCATCTTCTACGTGGTGCTTGGATGAGCTTGCCAAGATTATGAAATGCAGGGAAGAAATGGGACTGATAGTTTTGCCAATTTTTTATGATGTTGACCCAACTGATGTACGGAAACAAACAGAAACTTTTAAACAAGCCTTTATTGATCACCAGGAACGCTTTAAGGATAACATAGAGAAGGTGGAAACATGGAGAGCTATTTTAAGAGAAGTGGCTGGTATCTCCGGATGGGATCTACATCTACGAAATAGGTAA